ATGGTTCACGCGCGGTCGAACCGTTGGAAAGCTGGCGCTGGGATTGCGCGTGGTCTCGCTCGATGGCAGTGCGCTGCGCTTTTCGCAGACCGCGTTGCGCAATTTGCTGCGCGTGGCGGACATGATGCCGGCAAAACTCTTCGTGGGCGGCGGGCAGATTATCCCTATTTATGCCGCAGGCGCTCTTGCTATGATCCTGAACGCGCGCACTTTCCAGCGCCTGGGCGATCTCAGCGCAGGGACGATTGTAATCCGCGATCGGAAGCGCGACGTCATTTTTTCACCGCCGCCGCCGCCAGCGCATATCGAGTCGCTGGCCGAACGACTCAACCCGCGCATCCTTCCTTCGCCCACGCTGGCCCAGGCCTTGAATGACTTCGTGCATCGCCGCTCGCGTCTGCATCCCGATCGGGCCGCGGAGATTGCGCGTGCTGTCGAACCGGAGTTGCGACGCATCTTTGGCGCGACGCAGATTCCCTGCGATGCCGTCGATCTGCTGATCGCCGCGCAGACGCGAATGTTCCGACTTTCACGCGAGGCCGCCGCATCGCTGCAACTTACGGCTGGCCGGTCGCCGCTGCAACAGCTGGGAGCAAAGCTATGATCCCGGCGCAGTTTGTCGAGCGTCGGCTGGCCGACTGGCGTCGATTGGAAGGGTTGCTGCGCCGCGTCGAGGGCGCTCCCGACCTGATGCTGAGCGCTGGCGAATTGTTATCCTTCTCGCGTCTCTACCGCGTTGTCTGTACGGACCTCAGCC
The sequence above is drawn from the Leptospirales bacterium genome and encodes:
- a CDS encoding RDD family protein — encoded protein: MEASRRQLDTALETPAPEYIVFRHALAGPATRFVAALIDQFVLTGGLLLIILGLLVIFGISGLAAFESGSALLIFLILMALFAFNWFYFVLMEWFTRGRTVGKLALGLRVVSLDGSALRFSQTALRNLLRVADMMPAKLFVGGGQIIPIYAAGALAMILNARTFQRLGDLSAGTIVIRDRKRDVIFSPPPPPAHIESLAERLNPRILPSPTLAQALNDFVHRRSRLHPDRAAEIARAVEPELRRIFGATQIPCDAVDLLIAAQTRMFRLSREAAASLQLTAGRSPLQQLGAKL